DNA sequence from the Marinilongibacter aquaticus genome:
CGGCTCCGCGAATGGCACAGGAATATGGAGGGCTCTATCCCGATCATGAAGTGCAATCGAAAGTGAAAACCGTAGGGCAAGGTTTGGTGAAAAGATTAAACGCACATTTGAGTGCAGAAGGTGTTAATAATCCCTATCAGTTCGACTTCCATGTGCTTCGTGATCCACAAACGGTGAATGCCTTTGCCTTACCCGGTGGGCAAGTATTTATTACCATGGGACTTTTGAGCCAATTGCAGAGTGTCGATCAACTGGCGGGCGTTTTGGGTCATGAAATCGGACATGTGGTGCACAGGCATTCGGCACAGCAAATGGCCAAGGGAGAATTCTTCCAAGGTTTGGCCGGAGCGGCCACGGCGGCCAGCGGAGATTATAGCACGGCACAGGTGGCCAATTACGTGGCCCAAATTAAAATGATGAAGTACGGAAGGGAAGATGAGCTGCAGTCGGATGAGTTTGGTGTACAAACTATGATTTCGTCGGGATACAATCCGCAAGCGATGATAGAAGTTATGGAAATATTGGCCAAAGCCAGTGGAGGAGGCATGAACCGAGACGAATTTA
Encoded proteins:
- a CDS encoding M48 family metalloprotease, yielding MRRSGGFGIRLIIGLVMAVIALIGYFGKTQVNPITGEKQQVAMSPEQEVAMGLQSAPRMAQEYGGLYPDHEVQSKVKTVGQGLVKRLNAHLSAEGVNNPYQFDFHVLRDPQTVNAFALPGGQVFITMGLLSQLQSVDQLAGVLGHEIGHVVHRHSAQQMAKGEFFQGLAGAATAASGDYSTAQVANYVAQIKMMKYGREDELQSDEFGVQTMISSGYNPQAMIEVMEILAKASGGGMNRDEFMSSHPNPANRIEHIKEAIRKYSK